TCACCCCGGACGAACTCGCCGATATCGAGATCCCCGGTGCGGAGGGCGCCCGCTACCCGCTTGCGATGGTCGCACGCGTCAATGGCATCGAGCTGTCGCGGGGCTCTTTGCAGGACATCCATTACACCTTTGCCCAGATGATCGCCCGGGCATCCGCCGACTGCCCGCTCTATCCGGGCGATGTCATCGGTTCGGGCACGGTCGGGACCGGCTGTATTCTGGAGCTGGGCACCGAGCGGCATCGTTGGCTTGAGCCAGGCGACGTGGTGGAGCTGGAAGTGGAGCGGCTGGGCGTCTTGCAAAATATCATCAGCGAATAGGAGGAAGAGCGAATGGCTTTTTACCACCGAATGGGGGAGATCCCCCAAAAGCGGCATACGGTATTTCGAAAACCAAGCGGCGAGCTGTATCGGGAGCAGGTGATGGGGACCAAGGGCTTTTCGGGCATCCAGTCGATCCTCTACCATCACCACCCGCCGACACAGGTCCGCTCGACGCGCAAAGTGGCCGATGTCCGGCCGCAATTTGTGGAGCAGGCGGACCTAAAGCATCAGCATTTCAAGACGTTCGAGGCTCCGGCAGGAGGAGATCCCGTATCGGGCAGAACGTATCTTTTGGGCAACAGCGATGTCTTGATGGGCGTCTGTGTCCCGACAGAGCAGATGAACTATTTTTACCGAAATGCGGACGGAGATGAACTGCTCTTTGTCCATCAGGGAGAGGGCGAGCTGCAAACGATCTTCGGAACGATTCCCTACTACCCCGGCGATTATCTGGTCATCCCGATCGGCACCACGTACCGGATCGAGACCAAGACGCCCAGCCGCTTCCTCGTCATCGAATCGCAAAATGAAATCGTGCCGCCCAAGCGCTATCGCAACGAGTACGGGCAATTGCTGGAACATTCCCCGTATTGTGAACGAGATATTCGCGTCCCGGAGCAGCTTGTGACCCATGTCGAGGCCGGAGACTTTGAAGTGAGGGTGAAGCGGCAGGAAGTGCTGTACAGCTATCAGTTCGACTTTCATCCGTTTGATGTGGTCGGCTGGGACGGGTATCTGTATCCGTACGCGCTGAGCATCCACGATTTCGAACCGATTACCGGCCGGATCCATCAGCCGCCGCCGGTTCATCAAACCTTTGCCGGTCAGAATTTTGTCGTCTGCTCATTTGTGCCACGACTCTACGACTACCACCCGGAAGCGATCCCCGCTCCTTATTTTCATAGCAATGTAGAAAGTGACGAGGTACTCTACTATGTAGATGGCAACTTCATGAGCCGAAAAGGCATCTACGAAGGGTCCATCACGCTCCACCCGATGGGCATCCCCCACGGTCCCCACCCGGGCAAAGTGGAGGCGAGCATCGGCAAAAAGGAGACGAAGGAGCTGGCGGTCATGCTGGATACGTTCCGCCCCTTGCAGGTGACCAGACAGGCACTGGCGATCGAGGATCCCGATTACATGGCCAGCTGGCTTCCGCCCGCAACGACGTAAAGAGAAGGAGGAAGCAGACGTGGAAATCGCAATCAGCGCGATCGAACGACAGGAAAAATACAAGCTGTTGATTGGCTGCATCGTTCCGCGGCCGATCGCCTGGGTGACGTCGCTCGGGCATGAAGGCGTCCTGAATGCAGCCCCGTTCAGCTACTTCAATGTAGCCAGCATCGAGCCGATGATGGTATCGATCGCGGTGATGCGCAAACCGGGCAGCGTAATGAAAGACACGGCCCGCAATATTCTGGAGAGTGGAGAGTTTGTGGTCAATATGGTGGATGCGTATAACGTGGACGCCGTCAATGAGACCTCTGCCGATTATCCGCCGGAGATCAGCGAAGTAGAGGCGCTTCAGCTATCGACGATGCCCAGCGCGTCCATCCGTACGCCCAGGCTGGCAGCCTCCCGCATCCATTTTGAGTGCAGGCTGCATCAGATCGTCACGCTTGGCGATCCGGTCACATCCGATCTGGTGATCGGCGAAGTCGTCCATGTCCACGTAGACGACAGCCTCTACCAGGACGGCAGGATCGACATCGCCGCTTTCGCGCCCGTCAGCCGGCTGGCGGGACATTCCTACGCCAGGGTGGCAGAGCCGTTTGATCGGCCGCGGCCTGTATATTCCCCTGACAGAAAAGACCGTCCGTAAAAGGGGCGGTGCTTCTTCTTGCCCACAGCTCCGTTTTGGCATCATTTTTCAACCAGCCATGCACCCAGACCCGCCCTTTTTACATAAACTGTGGTGGCCCCATCGGGGAAGAGAGATATGTAGAGGAGGAGTTTTTGGGTGCAATTTTACTACGATGATAAGATGCCGCTAAGAGTGCTGGACGAAGGGGAGTTCTGGAAACAGCAGGAGATGGAGCATACGGTCGTCCTGCGCGAGCTCGCCCCCAATCTGGAGGCGCCGTTCGTCGAGGCGCTGAGAGCCTGGGAGCAGTCATTTGCCCAGACGCAGGGCCTGTTTGTCCGTTACGTGGAAGCGGTCGTCCGTTCCGGCGACCGGGTAAACGAAGACATGCTCCGGCAAATCAGGGAACTGGTTGTCTTCGCGATGCAGCAGAGCGAACAGTTTATCCAGCTGCTGAACCAAATGGGTTCGACCAGCGCGCCTTTCCGGAACAATCCGGTCGCCGCTTCCGTGCTGAATCACATCAGACGCGAGTCCGAATACTTTATCGGCATTACCAAGGCGCTTCTGTCGCAAGGCATTATTTAACCGGCTCCCACCCGGGGTAGGATGAAACCGCATCCGGCCGGATCGTCCGTCCGTATTCGCCGGCCGTCCCGAAGTTAGTCGGTGTTCCATAGGGCGTGGCGTTGGGCTCCGTCCCTGGGGGGAGCAGGACGTTTTGTTGATAGTACATGGTTCGGTCGCTCTGCAGGATCGCGTTTGTACGCAGCGGGTCTGCTTTCTCTTGATCGGCTGCGCACCCGGCCAGCGATACAGCGAGAAGCACGAGTAAAAAGGGCATCAGGATCACCTCCCTTGTAGAGTAGACCAGGCCGTCCTTTTTCATACCGGGCCGACGCTCCCCTCCGTCCCGGGACGGAGGACAAATCCCTCTGCGGCCAGTTTTGGCCGGCCCACTGTTCCGGTATCCTAGAGCTATAAGGAAACGGATACAGAGAGGAAGGAATGTCATGATGGAAAGGCGTTTATATCGATCTCGCTACGACAAGCGACTGTTTGGCGTTTGTGGAGGTGTTGCTCACTTTCTCGGCATCGATTCGACACTGGTTCGGATCGGAGTGGTGATCCTGACGCTGTTTACGGGTGTACCGCTTCTGATCTATCTCCTGCTGGGCATCATCATGCCCAAGGAGCCTGTCTGGACGCATAGCCCGGACAGCTACCCGCCGCATGATCCGCTTTTCGGAAACAGCTACGGTTCTGATCTGGACAGTGAAATCGACCGGCTGGAAAAGCGGGCGCTGCTGCAGGAGGTGCAGCGGCTGCGCGCGGAATTAGCCAAGTGGCGAGGGGTTTAGCGCAACTTTTTCTCCCCCCTGCATAAGATGTAAGGTGGAAGCCAGCACTTACATAGGGAGGGAAAGGCAGTGCATCTCGGCGTGTTTGACATGAACAAGCGTCTGGAGCAGACCCGCAAGGTCCTGCGGGAAAAGCAGCATCTGAAGAAGCTGATCGAGGAAGATATTCGCGAGCTCGAGGACGACGTGAAAAAGCTGGAGGAGTTCACCAGCGCGTCCGCCAATAAAGTTCGCGCATAAACAAAAAAAGTGGCTCCTGCATAAGGGCCACTTTTTCCTATTCAAAAAAACCACTTGCGCTATTGCTTTGTCAAAATCAGGGGGCCGTCAGCGGTGATCGCGATCGTGTGCTCGTATTGCGCGGACAGCTTGCCGTCGCGCGTCCGCGCGGTCCAGCCGTCTTCGTCAATCTGCACGTGATAGGTGCCCACATTCAGCATCGGCTCGATCGTGATAACCATGCCTTCCTTGAGGCGGGGGCCGCGTCCCGGGGGACCGTAATGGGGCACATACGGCTCCTCATGCATTTTCTGTCCGATGCCGTGGCCGGTAAAATCGCGAACCACCGAGTAGCCTTGCTCCTGTGCGTAGCTTTGGATCGCGTGGGAAATATCGCCGATCCGATTGCCAACGACAGCCTGTTCTATCCCTAAGTAGAGGGATTTTTCCGTAACCTCCAAAAGCCGTCTGGCTTCCTCCGAGATGTTGCCGACAGCGTAGGACCAGGCCGAATCGGCGAGCCAGCCGTTGCGGTTGACGACCATGTCGATGGTGACGATATCGCCATTCTTGAGCGGTTCTTTTTTGGGAAAACCATGGCAGATCACGTCGTTGACGGATGCGCATGTGGCATAGGGATAGCCGGAGTATCCTTTCTGCTCGGGGGTGACTTTATGTTTTTTCAGGAATTCCTCGACAAATTGATCGATTTCCCAGGTCGTAATCCCCGGTTGGATCAGCGTGGCCAGCTCACGGTGGCAGGCAGCGAGAATTTCTCCTGCCGCTCTCATTTGTTCAATTTCTTCTGGACTCTTGATGATGATCATCCGAACGCTCCTTCTTGGGTAAGTCTTTGCTCTATCCTATAGTGTAGACCTGTTTGCCGCCGATTGCCACACTTAGGTTGCACATGATAGGATGGGAATGAAATGCTGATGATGGGGGTTTCTTGACATGGACAGGTTTGAAGAGCATTTGGTGCAGTACCAGGCTCAGGTAAAAGAGGATCTGGAGAAAAGGGTGGCCTTTATTCGCCAACAGGTAGACGGACCTGGCCTGGGCGGAGTCGTGGTCGGCATCTCCGGCGGGATCGACAGTGCGGTAACCGCGGCGCTCTGCGTGCGGGCACTGGGCAGCGAGAGGGTCATCGGCGTATGGATGCCAGCCTATTCCTTGCCCGTCCACGAGGAAGATTCCCGTAAATTGGCGGAAGCCATCCAATTGCAGCTGGTTACAGTGGATATCGGGCCGGCCTATGACGCCCTGCTGCCCGCGATCGAAGCGGTCCAGCCGCTGGATGAGAAAACAAAGGGGAATACCAAGGCTCGTCTGCGGATGACGACCCTCTACGGCATCGCCAATCAAAAAGGCTACCTGGTGGCTGACACGTGCAACCGCAGCGAGATTTATGTCGGCTATATGACCAAGGGGGGCGACGGATTGGCTGATTTTAACCCCGTGGCCAGCCTGACCAAGCATGAAATGCGCATTCTCGCCCGCGAACTGGGAGTACCGGAGTCCATCATCACCAAAGCTCCTTCGGCCGACCTCTGGGAAGGACAGACGGACGAACAGGAAATGGGCTTCACCTACGAAGATCTGGATCGGCTGTTGATCACCGGCCAGACCCGCCCCGAGGTGCGAGAGCGCATCGAGTACCTTCACAAAATCTCCGAACACAAGCGGAAATTGATGCCGGGGATCTGACGTTGATTCTTGGACAGGTTTGTACGATAATGAAAGGTACGCGAAAATCTTCCGAGGAAAGAGGGGAAAATAGATGTCCACCACCGAATTGATGCTCAAAACAACACTGGAAGGCCGCGTGCTTCGCACCCTGCAAGCACATTTCCGCCGTCCAAACATCGTCTTGGTCAAAGAAAGTCTGGCTGCCAACGGGCTCAATCCTGAGCAGGTAGAAGAGACGCTCCGTTTGCTTCAGGAAGAGACAATGACTGTCGCGGAATTGATGAGCCACCTGCGCGAAAAGGGCTTTTTCGGATAATGTACGGCATCAGGCAACAAAAAAGACCGGTCTGACGGATATGTCAGTACCGGTCTTTTCGTTACGTTACGGCTGAGATTTCCTCGCCAGCTCCGATTTTGCGGCAGCAGCGTCGCGGGCAGGTGTGCGCCGCGCCCGCTTGCGGCGATACCATTGCAGGGCGGTGTAGACCAGGAAGTAACTGCCGATGGCGACGATCAGCCCCATCACGGCGCTTCCCGTGAAGTAAGCCAGCCCCTTTTCCTTCATCCAGATCAACCAGCCTTGCACCGATTCGTTATTGTGCTCCAGATGTTCCTGCAGGGGTTTTCCGACGATGGAATAGCCCAATTTATAGTTCAGTACCATAAATACAGGGAGAACGAGCTTGCCAATAACGAAGCCGATCAAGCCGGCGGGCAGGCTGCAGCGAAACAATTTGACCAGGGGGAACAACAGGAGAAAGGCCAGGCCAAACGTCGGCAAGGTGATAAACTCTACAAAAATGCCGACGGAAAAGCCGCGAGCCACAAAGGAAGGGGCTCCTTTCATCCGGATCAGCTTGTAGTACTCGTACTTCAGTTTTCGGTAGATTTTTTTCCACATTCCGGCTTGTCCCTCGTTTACCAGTCAACTCACTCCATCCATTATAGCGAATAGGGGTGGGGAAAGCCACGTTTGGAAAAATGTTTTTCGTCAATTTTCGCGATTATTGGAAAAAATAGGACAATTCCTGGCGGAGCTTGTTTGTGTGACTGCTATATTTTTGGCATAATGAGGGAGTGACTCATCTGGTTGAAACGTGGTGAAGTATATGGAAGAAATCGCGGCTTCGCTTGGCAACTACATTTCTCAATATGGGTATGGCGCTTTGTTTGGCTTGTTTTTTTTAGGGATATTGGGCATGCCCTTGCCTGAGGAGACGCTGCTGGTCTTCTCCGGTTTCCTCGTCTCTACCGGAAAGCTGGAGCTTTTCCCCACCTTTCTCGTCTGCTTTCTCGGTTCCATCTCAGCGATGACGACGGCTTACTGGATCGGCAGGACTCTGGGCTTTTCCTTTATCGAGCGGTACGGCCGCCGATTCGGCTTGGGCTATACGCTCTATCAGAAGACGGAGGACTGGTTTAACCGAGTGGGCAAATGGGCGCTGCCGCTGGGGTATTTTATCCCGGGAGTTCGACAGTTCACGGCCTATTTTGCGGGGATTACCCGCCTCCCGTTTCCCACCTTTATGCTTTATACTTACTCCGGCGGGCTGTTTTGGAGCATTTTGTTCGTGACCCTGGGCTGGCAGCTGGGAGAGCGCTGGGACGAATTGTTTGGCCTGATCTCCAGAAACCTGGCGATCTTCTTTTTGGTCTTGCTTGCGGCCATTGCGGCCTGGTCTTTTTGGCGCACGCGCAGATCCAAGCTGAATCAGAGGAGGAATCGTCCTTGAACGAGAATCAATCACCGCCATCAGGCGAAAATTTGCCCGCGGTCCAAAAGCCGCGTGAGCTGGTGCCGATCGAGCTGCCAGAGCAGCATCAACGATTTTACGATAAACTTCGGGCCAAAATCGAGGCCTTCATCCGCGAACACAGCGGCAATGAAGCGGTGGCGAAATACATCTTGCTCGCGCCGGACCTGTTTGTCCTGTTGGCCAGACTGCTGGTCGACAAGCGGGTCGGCATGCAGGCAAAAGCGATTGCCGGTGCGGCCGTCGCCTATTTTATCTCGCCGATCGATTTCATCCCGGAGGTGCTTACGGGCGGTTTCGGCCTGATCGATGACGTCGTGTTTGCGGTCTATGCCCTGCGCAAGATCCTCGTCGACGTCGAGGAGAGCATCGTCCGAGAGCACTGGAACGGAGAAGAAGACTTGCTTCGCGTGATTACGCGCGTCATCCGCTCGGCAGACGAACTTCTGGGGAAAAAGCTGGTGAAAAAAATCGAA
This sequence is a window from Brevibacillus composti. Protein-coding genes within it:
- a CDS encoding DUF2935 domain-containing protein, yielding MQFYYDDKMPLRVLDEGEFWKQQEMEHTVVLRELAPNLEAPFVEALRAWEQSFAQTQGLFVRYVEAVVRSGDRVNEDMLRQIRELVVFAMQQSEQFIQLLNQMGSTSAPFRNNPVAASVLNHIRRESEYFIGITKALLSQGII
- the map gene encoding type I methionyl aminopeptidase codes for the protein MIIIKSPEEIEQMRAAGEILAACHRELATLIQPGITTWEIDQFVEEFLKKHKVTPEQKGYSGYPYATCASVNDVICHGFPKKEPLKNGDIVTIDMVVNRNGWLADSAWSYAVGNISEEARRLLEVTEKSLYLGIEQAVVGNRIGDISHAIQSYAQEQGYSVVRDFTGHGIGQKMHEEPYVPHYGPPGRGPRLKEGMVITIEPMLNVGTYHVQIDEDGWTARTRDGKLSAQYEHTIAITADGPLILTKQ
- a CDS encoding homogentisate 1,2-dioxygenase; amino-acid sequence: MAFYHRMGEIPQKRHTVFRKPSGELYREQVMGTKGFSGIQSILYHHHPPTQVRSTRKVADVRPQFVEQADLKHQHFKTFEAPAGGDPVSGRTYLLGNSDVLMGVCVPTEQMNYFYRNADGDELLFVHQGEGELQTIFGTIPYYPGDYLVIPIGTTYRIETKTPSRFLVIESQNEIVPPKRYRNEYGQLLEHSPYCERDIRVPEQLVTHVEAGDFEVRVKRQEVLYSYQFDFHPFDVVGWDGYLYPYALSIHDFEPITGRIHQPPPVHQTFAGQNFVVCSFVPRLYDYHPEAIPAPYFHSNVESDEVLYYVDGNFMSRKGIYEGSITLHPMGIPHGPHPGKVEASIGKKETKELAVMLDTFRPLQVTRQALAIEDPDYMASWLPPATT
- a CDS encoding DUF2062 domain-containing protein, whose translation is MWKKIYRKLKYEYYKLIRMKGAPSFVARGFSVGIFVEFITLPTFGLAFLLLFPLVKLFRCSLPAGLIGFVIGKLVLPVFMVLNYKLGYSIVGKPLQEHLEHNNESVQGWLIWMKEKGLAYFTGSAVMGLIVAIGSYFLVYTALQWYRRKRARRTPARDAAAAKSELARKSQP
- a CDS encoding YkvA family protein is translated as MNENQSPPSGENLPAVQKPRELVPIELPEQHQRFYDKLRAKIEAFIREHSGNEAVAKYILLAPDLFVLLARLLVDKRVGMQAKAIAGAAVAYFISPIDFIPEVLTGGFGLIDDVVFAVYALRKILVDVEESIVREHWNGEEDLLRVITRVIRSADELLGKKLVKKIEQALFRKK
- the nadE gene encoding NAD(+) synthase; this translates as MDRFEEHLVQYQAQVKEDLEKRVAFIRQQVDGPGLGGVVVGISGGIDSAVTAALCVRALGSERVIGVWMPAYSLPVHEEDSRKLAEAIQLQLVTVDIGPAYDALLPAIEAVQPLDEKTKGNTKARLRMTTLYGIANQKGYLVADTCNRSEIYVGYMTKGGDGLADFNPVASLTKHEMRILARELGVPESIITKAPSADLWEGQTDEQEMGFTYEDLDRLLITGQTRPEVRERIEYLHKISEHKRKLMPGI
- a CDS encoding flavin reductase family protein — protein: MEIAISAIERQEKYKLLIGCIVPRPIAWVTSLGHEGVLNAAPFSYFNVASIEPMMVSIAVMRKPGSVMKDTARNILESGEFVVNMVDAYNVDAVNETSADYPPEISEVEALQLSTMPSASIRTPRLAASRIHFECRLHQIVTLGDPVTSDLVIGEVVHVHVDDSLYQDGRIDIAAFAPVSRLAGHSYARVAEPFDRPRPVYSPDRKDRP
- a CDS encoding PspC domain-containing protein, which codes for MMERRLYRSRYDKRLFGVCGGVAHFLGIDSTLVRIGVVILTLFTGVPLLIYLLLGIIMPKEPVWTHSPDSYPPHDPLFGNSYGSDLDSEIDRLEKRALLQEVQRLRAELAKWRGV
- a CDS encoding DedA family protein; amino-acid sequence: MEEIAASLGNYISQYGYGALFGLFFLGILGMPLPEETLLVFSGFLVSTGKLELFPTFLVCFLGSISAMTTAYWIGRTLGFSFIERYGRRFGLGYTLYQKTEDWFNRVGKWALPLGYFIPGVRQFTAYFAGITRLPFPTFMLYTYSGGLFWSILFVTLGWQLGERWDELFGLISRNLAIFFLVLLAAIAAWSFWRTRRSKLNQRRNRP